Proteins encoded in a region of the Pseudomonas denitrificans (nom. rej.) genome:
- a CDS encoding OprD family porin, translating to MKHLKRSAIVLAVSAAASQFASAEPFVTDQADAKGFVEDAKFDVLLRNYYYDHDGKNGKADNRDWTQGFLANFSSGYTQGTVGFGVDAFGYLGIKLDAGRGRAGTGNLPVGNDGKPDDDYGKAGGALKVRISKTELKFGDMQPTAPVFAAGGTRLIPQTASGFNLFSSEIEGLDLEAGHFTSGTSPVTTARDGGLWAAYAGVETSDVDFLGGKYAINDNLSVSLYGSEFKDIWRQYYGNVNWVLPVADDQSLAFDFNIYRTNDEGQAKAGEISNTTWSLAAAYSFLQAHTVTLAYQKVHGDTPFDYVGFGDDGDGATGDSVFLANSVQYSDFNGPGERSWQVRYDLAMDTYGVPGLSFMARYINGTGIDGSHADADGSYAGMYGEDGSHHETDLEAKYVVQEGPAKDLSFRVRQAFHRANADQGEADNNELRLIVEYPLSIL from the coding sequence ATGAAGCACCTCAAACGCAGCGCCATCGTGCTCGCTGTTTCCGCCGCCGCCAGCCAGTTCGCCAGCGCCGAACCCTTCGTCACCGATCAGGCCGATGCCAAGGGCTTCGTCGAGGACGCCAAGTTCGACGTCCTGCTGCGCAACTACTACTACGACCACGACGGCAAGAACGGCAAAGCCGACAACCGCGACTGGACCCAGGGCTTCCTGGCGAACTTCTCCTCGGGCTACACCCAGGGCACCGTCGGTTTCGGCGTGGACGCCTTCGGCTACCTGGGCATCAAGCTCGATGCCGGCCGTGGCCGCGCGGGCACCGGCAACCTGCCGGTCGGCAACGACGGCAAGCCGGATGACGACTACGGCAAGGCCGGTGGCGCGCTGAAAGTGCGCATCTCCAAGACCGAGCTGAAATTCGGCGACATGCAGCCGACCGCTCCGGTGTTCGCCGCCGGCGGCACCCGCCTGATCCCGCAGACTGCGTCGGGCTTCAACCTGTTCAGCAGCGAAATCGAAGGCCTGGACCTGGAAGCCGGTCACTTCACCTCCGGCACCAGCCCGGTCACCACCGCCCGCGACGGCGGCCTGTGGGCGGCCTATGCCGGCGTGGAAACCAGCGACGTCGACTTCCTCGGCGGCAAGTACGCGATCAACGACAACCTGAGCGTTTCGCTGTACGGCTCCGAGTTCAAGGACATCTGGCGCCAGTACTATGGCAACGTGAACTGGGTGCTGCCGGTCGCCGATGACCAGTCGCTGGCCTTCGACTTCAACATCTACCGCACCAACGACGAAGGCCAGGCCAAGGCCGGCGAGATCAGCAACACCACCTGGTCGCTGGCAGCCGCCTACTCCTTCCTGCAGGCGCACACCGTCACCCTGGCCTACCAGAAGGTCCACGGCGACACCCCGTTCGACTACGTCGGCTTCGGCGACGACGGCGACGGTGCCACCGGTGACTCGGTGTTCCTCGCCAACTCCGTGCAGTACTCCGACTTCAACGGTCCGGGCGAGCGCTCCTGGCAGGTGCGCTACGACCTGGCGATGGACACCTACGGCGTACCGGGCCTGAGCTTCATGGCCCGCTACATCAACGGTACCGGCATCGACGGCAGCCACGCCGACGCCGATGGCAGCTACGCCGGCATGTACGGCGAGGACGGCAGCCACCACGAGACCGACCTGGAAGCCAAGTACGTGGTCCAGGAAGGCCCGGCGAAGGACCTGTCCTTCCGCGTGCGTCAGGCCTTCCACCGCGCCAACGCCGACCAGGGTGAAGCCGACAACAACGAACTGCGCCTGATCGTCGAATACCCGCTGTCGATCCTGTAA
- the chrA gene encoding chromate efflux transporter, with product MTEPTPRDSLWSVFLIFLRLGLTSFGGPVAHLGYFREEFVSRRRWLDEPHYADLIALCQFLPGPASSQLGMALGALRAGKWGALVAWTGFTLPSALLMLLVALGLSRHGQWLPAGALHGLMLVSVAVVAHAVWGMAKSLCPDWQRQGLMILVTAVALRWPGVVVQLLVILAAALIGTAWLRPSTVDDSVGPGHCASRRRGGFYLLLFFVLLALLPLAAAAWHWPWLTQFDAFYRVGSLVFGGGHVVLPLLQSAVVDPGWVDAQTFLAGYGAAQALPGPLFTFAAFLGAAITEPGGATGALLCLLAIFLPSFLLVLGALPFWQSLRRQRPLRAALAGVNAAVVGLLLAALIHPIGSETIVGLLDISLVALAFLVLLSGRVPPWALVLLGALGGGLAGAL from the coding sequence ATGACCGAACCGACGCCGCGCGATTCCCTCTGGAGCGTCTTCCTGATTTTCCTGCGCCTGGGCCTGACTTCCTTTGGCGGGCCGGTGGCGCACCTGGGCTATTTCCGCGAGGAGTTCGTGAGCCGGCGGCGCTGGCTGGACGAGCCGCACTACGCCGATCTCATCGCCCTCTGCCAGTTCCTCCCCGGCCCCGCCAGCAGCCAACTGGGCATGGCCCTGGGCGCCTTGCGCGCGGGGAAGTGGGGCGCCTTGGTGGCCTGGACAGGCTTCACCTTGCCGTCGGCCTTGCTGATGCTGCTGGTCGCCCTGGGGCTGTCGCGGCATGGCCAGTGGTTGCCGGCCGGTGCGCTGCACGGGCTGATGCTGGTCTCCGTCGCCGTGGTGGCCCATGCCGTCTGGGGCATGGCCAAGTCGCTGTGTCCGGACTGGCAGCGCCAGGGGCTGATGATCCTGGTGACCGCCGTGGCGCTGCGCTGGCCCGGCGTGGTCGTGCAATTGCTGGTGATCCTCGCGGCTGCGCTGATTGGCACGGCCTGGCTGCGGCCGTCCACGGTGGACGATTCGGTGGGCCCGGGCCATTGCGCGTCGCGTCGTCGGGGCGGCTTCTACCTGCTGCTGTTCTTCGTGCTGTTGGCGCTTCTGCCGTTGGCGGCGGCCGCGTGGCATTGGCCATGGCTGACGCAGTTCGACGCCTTCTACCGGGTCGGCAGCCTTGTATTCGGCGGCGGGCATGTGGTGCTGCCGCTATTGCAGAGTGCAGTGGTTGACCCCGGCTGGGTGGATGCACAGACCTTCCTCGCCGGCTATGGCGCGGCGCAGGCCTTGCCGGGGCCGCTGTTCACCTTCGCCGCCTTCCTCGGCGCGGCCATCACCGAGCCGGGCGGCGCGACCGGCGCGCTGCTGTGCCTGCTGGCGATCTTCCTGCCGTCCTTCCTGCTGGTGCTCGGCGCCTTGCCGTTCTGGCAGAGCCTGCGTCGCCAGCGGCCTCTACGCGCGGCGCTGGCCGGGGTGAACGCCGCCGTGGTCGGCCTGTTGCTGGCGGCGCTCATCCATCCCATCGGCAGCGAGACCATCGTCGGCCTGCTCGACATTTCCCTGGTCGCGCTGGCCTTCCTGGTGCTGCTCAGTGGCCGGGTTCCGCCCTGGGCGCTGGTGCTGCTGGGCGCGCTGGGCGGAGGCCTGGCCGGGGCGCTCTAG
- a CDS encoding YybH family protein translates to MTAAQKNATHSELHALLESWLKSVRASDVEGITGHYTRDILAFDAVKQLQFKGVEAYASHWRDCTQMCKEPTFEIHELSFESSGDTAFGHYLAYCGGTDDKGQHNASWARVSVGLRREAGQWKIAHEHFSIPFDPATGQLLFDAKP, encoded by the coding sequence ATGACTGCTGCCCAGAAGAACGCCACCCACAGCGAACTGCACGCGCTGCTGGAAAGCTGGCTGAAGTCCGTGCGCGCCTCCGACGTCGAAGGCATTACAGGCCACTACACCCGCGACATCCTCGCCTTCGATGCGGTGAAGCAACTGCAGTTCAAGGGCGTCGAGGCCTATGCCAGCCATTGGCGCGACTGCACGCAGATGTGCAAGGAACCCACTTTCGAGATCCATGAGCTGAGCTTCGAAAGCAGCGGCGATACGGCCTTCGGACACTACCTCGCCTACTGCGGCGGCACCGACGACAAGGGCCAGCACAACGCCTCCTGGGCGCGGGTCAGCGTCGGCCTGCGCCGCGAGGCAGGGCAGTGGAAGATCGCCCACGAGCACTTCTCCATTCCCTTCGATCCGGCGACGGGGCAGCTGTTGTTCGACGCCAAACCTTAA
- a CDS encoding SDR family NAD(P)-dependent oxidoreductase has product MNNDIFSLAGRTVLVTGASSGIGAHLARVAARAGARVVLAARRTERLAQLAEAIRADGGEAHAVALDVTDRASVEAAFDSAEAQFGVVDVVLNNAGIGNGQRALEVSEEDWRSMLSTNLDGVWRVAQCAAQRLAKAGRGGSIVNIASILGLRVGGGYSHYCAAKAGVVQLSKSLALELARFNVRVNAIAPGYFRTEMNDAYFDSDKGQAYIRDTVPMRRLGQLRELEGPFLLLASDAGAFMTGAVLAVDGGHLVSSL; this is encoded by the coding sequence ATGAACAACGATATCTTCTCCCTCGCAGGCAGGACCGTCCTGGTCACCGGCGCCTCCAGCGGCATCGGCGCACACCTGGCGCGCGTCGCCGCCCGTGCGGGCGCCCGCGTGGTGCTGGCGGCAAGGCGCACGGAGCGCCTGGCACAACTGGCCGAAGCCATCCGTGCCGACGGCGGTGAAGCCCATGCCGTGGCGCTGGACGTGACCGACCGCGCCAGCGTCGAGGCCGCCTTCGACAGCGCCGAGGCGCAGTTCGGCGTGGTGGATGTGGTGCTCAACAACGCCGGCATCGGCAACGGCCAGCGCGCGCTGGAGGTCAGCGAGGAAGACTGGCGCAGCATGCTCTCCACCAACCTCGACGGCGTCTGGCGCGTCGCCCAGTGCGCGGCGCAGCGTCTGGCCAAGGCCGGGCGCGGCGGCAGCATCGTCAACATCGCCTCGATCCTCGGCCTGCGCGTGGGCGGCGGCTACAGCCATTACTGCGCGGCCAAGGCCGGCGTGGTGCAGCTGAGCAAGTCCCTGGCGCTGGAACTGGCGCGCTTCAACGTGCGGGTCAACGCCATCGCACCGGGCTACTTCAGGACTGAAATGAACGACGCCTACTTCGACAGCGACAAGGGCCAGGCCTACATCCGCGACACGGTACCGATGCGCCGCCTCGGCCAGCTCCGGGAACTGGAAGGCCCCTTCCTGCTGCTGGCCAGCGACGCCGGCGCCTTCATGACCGGCGCGGTGCTCGCCGTGGATGGCGGGCACCTGGTGAGCAGCCTCTAG
- a CDS encoding acyltransferase family protein has protein sequence MPSLHRNAFDLIRHLAALSVLVSHHYALSGLDSPGLGGSHNLGALAVLAFFSISGYLITLSFCRSASFSNYLLKRVARLFPALIGCSLLMVYVAAPLLSERGMSRLLDGSALLDFLRISAMGQANLPDVTVGFIFPDSFNGSLWTLKIEFACYLAVAALLSLTRGPLLPLGAALLLAGLSGYLGRFGEGVWAAKLTTYLSVASAFFLGSFFAFRQAWLARPEVLVSMIVVGIALLGGTLGSAWSLPVGSLAMCLITLGVGLLFTDRLIAGRFDVSYGIYLYAFPVQQVVINRSGLGFYPGMALTALLVLVLAALSWHLLECPALRMAHRRAARSVVAPVGGQME, from the coding sequence ATGCCCAGCCTGCACCGCAATGCATTCGATCTCATCCGCCATCTCGCTGCGCTATCGGTCCTGGTCAGCCACCATTACGCATTGTCCGGTCTGGATTCTCCCGGACTGGGCGGCTCGCACAATCTGGGTGCGTTGGCGGTGCTCGCATTCTTCTCGATCTCCGGCTATCTGATCACCCTGAGCTTCTGCCGGTCCGCCAGCTTCTCCAACTACCTGCTCAAGCGCGTGGCGCGGTTGTTTCCGGCACTGATCGGCTGCTCCCTGTTGATGGTCTACGTTGCCGCGCCGCTATTGTCGGAGCGCGGTATGTCGCGGCTGTTGGATGGCAGCGCGTTACTCGATTTCCTCCGCATCTCCGCCATGGGGCAGGCGAATCTGCCGGATGTGACCGTTGGTTTCATCTTCCCCGACTCCTTCAATGGGAGTCTGTGGACGCTGAAAATCGAGTTCGCCTGCTACCTGGCGGTAGCGGCCCTGCTCAGTCTGACGCGTGGCCCGCTGCTGCCGCTGGGCGCGGCTTTGCTGCTGGCGGGTTTGAGCGGCTATCTGGGGCGTTTCGGCGAGGGTGTATGGGCGGCCAAGCTGACAACCTACCTGTCGGTGGCCAGTGCATTCTTCCTCGGCTCCTTCTTCGCCTTTCGCCAGGCCTGGCTGGCCCGACCGGAAGTGCTGGTGTCGATGATCGTGGTCGGCATCGCTCTCCTGGGCGGCACACTTGGCTCGGCCTGGTCGCTGCCAGTGGGCAGCCTGGCGATGTGCCTGATTACCCTGGGAGTTGGCCTGCTGTTCACCGATCGGCTGATTGCCGGGCGTTTTGATGTTTCCTACGGCATCTACCTCTACGCCTTCCCGGTGCAACAGGTCGTCATCAACCGTAGCGGTCTTGGCTTCTATCCGGGCATGGCGCTGACAGCGCTGTTGGTGCTGGTCCTGGCGGCGCTGTCATGGCATCTGCTGGAGTGTCCGGCGTTGCGTATGGCCCACCGACGCGCCGCGCGGTCTGTGGTAGCGCCAGTCGGCGGACAGATGGAATAA
- a CDS encoding HvfA family oxazolone/thioamide-modified RiPP metallophore produces the protein MTRTSKTQLGLIAIALAGGLNMASSAFAVEALPQGYQLASAAKAGEGKCGEGKCGANEAKAKAKVSQGEGKCGEGKCGADGAQAKATGAEGKCGEGKCGDASFARTDADHDGRVSRAELLAVAPKAGAEFDAIDANHDGYLSEAEVYQFRKNQFDSNGKPFPSDLYSKLSQAKN, from the coding sequence ATGACTCGTACCTCGAAGACTCAACTGGGCCTGATCGCTATCGCGCTGGCTGGCGGCTTGAACATGGCGTCCTCCGCTTTCGCCGTCGAAGCCCTGCCGCAGGGCTACCAGCTGGCTTCCGCCGCCAAGGCCGGCGAGGGCAAGTGTGGCGAGGGCAAGTGCGGTGCCAACGAGGCCAAGGCCAAAGCCAAGGTGAGCCAGGGCGAAGGCAAGTGCGGCGAAGGCAAATGCGGTGCCGACGGCGCCCAGGCCAAGGCCACCGGCGCCGAGGGCAAGTGCGGTGAAGGCAAGTGCGGCGATGCCTCCTTTGCCCGCACCGATGCCGATCACGACGGCCGCGTCTCCCGCGCCGAACTGCTGGCCGTGGCACCCAAGGCGGGCGCGGAGTTCGACGCCATCGACGCCAACCACGACGGCTATCTCTCCGAGGCCGAGGTCTACCAGTTCCGCAAGAACCAGTTCGACTCCAACGGCAAGCCTTTCCCGTCCGACCTGTACAGCAAGCTGAGCCAGGCCAAGAACTGA
- a CDS encoding RNA polymerase sigma factor, whose amino-acid sequence MHEYAPQPLRDVVDEVYRRESRRVLATLIRLLGDFDLAEEALHEAFVAAVDQWRRDGVPANPRAWLVSAGRFKAIDGLRRRSRFDASLTQIAEQLEIDAQSVEELADESVEDDRLRLIFTCCHPALPADSQVPLTLREVCDLKTEEIARAYLATPSTIAQRIVRAKAKIRDAQIPYQVPEAAELPERLASVLRVIYLVFNEGYSASAGDSLTRTDLSAEAIRLGRQLLELLPEAEVMGLLALMLLHESRREARTAEDGELVLLENQDRTRWDRALIGEGQQLISAALATRRIGPYTLQAAISAVHAAAADMASTDWAEIVGLYDLLLAMQPSPVIELNRAVALSMRDGPQAGLAQVDAILARGDLQDYHLAHAARADFCRRLERREQARGAYERALELAKLEPERRFLEQRIRELDR is encoded by the coding sequence ATGCACGAGTACGCTCCCCAGCCCCTGCGCGACGTGGTGGACGAGGTCTATCGCCGTGAATCGCGCCGGGTGCTGGCCACGCTGATCCGTCTGCTGGGGGATTTCGACCTCGCCGAGGAGGCACTGCATGAAGCCTTCGTCGCCGCCGTGGACCAGTGGCGGCGCGACGGCGTGCCGGCCAACCCGCGCGCGTGGCTGGTCTCTGCCGGGCGCTTCAAGGCCATCGACGGCCTGCGTCGGCGTTCGCGTTTCGACGCGTCCCTGACGCAGATCGCCGAGCAACTGGAGATCGACGCGCAATCGGTGGAAGAACTGGCCGACGAAAGCGTCGAGGACGACCGCCTGCGGCTGATCTTCACCTGCTGCCACCCGGCCCTGCCGGCGGACTCGCAGGTGCCGCTGACCCTGCGCGAGGTCTGCGACCTGAAGACCGAGGAAATCGCCCGCGCCTACCTCGCCACGCCCTCGACCATCGCCCAGCGTATCGTCCGCGCCAAGGCGAAGATCCGCGACGCACAGATTCCCTACCAGGTGCCAGAAGCCGCCGAACTGCCGGAGCGCCTGGCCAGTGTGCTGCGGGTCATCTACCTGGTGTTCAACGAGGGGTACTCGGCCTCGGCTGGCGATTCGCTGACCCGCACCGACCTGTCCGCCGAAGCCATCCGCCTGGGCCGGCAGCTCCTCGAATTGCTGCCGGAAGCGGAAGTGATGGGCCTGCTGGCGCTGATGCTGCTGCACGAGTCGCGGCGCGAGGCGCGCACCGCCGAGGACGGCGAACTGGTGCTGCTGGAAAACCAGGACCGCACGCGCTGGGACCGTGCCTTGATCGGGGAGGGCCAGCAACTGATCAGCGCTGCGCTCGCTACCCGGCGTATCGGCCCCTACACCCTGCAGGCGGCGATCTCCGCCGTGCATGCCGCCGCGGCCGATATGGCCAGCACCGACTGGGCGGAAATCGTCGGTCTCTACGACCTCCTGCTGGCGATGCAGCCCTCGCCGGTGATCGAGCTCAACCGTGCCGTGGCCCTGTCCATGCGCGATGGCCCGCAAGCGGGGCTGGCGCAGGTCGATGCCATCCTTGCCCGTGGCGACCTGCAGGATTACCACCTGGCCCATGCCGCGCGCGCCGATTTCTGTCGCCGCCTGGAGCGCCGCGAGCAGGCGCGCGGGGCCTACGAACGCGCCCTGGAACTGGCGAAGCTGGAGCCGGAGCGGCGCTTCCTGGAGCAGCGGATTCGCGAACTCGACCGCTGA
- a CDS encoding gamma-glutamyl-gamma-aminobutyrate hydrolase family protein, which produces MSNSNIGNKKQTLRKPVVLMSMGSQERKGHDYQVMTHKYIVPLVEQSDCVPVLVPTCCGIEDLEQYLDMADGVYLTGAGSNIDPTLYGQENETPGKGQDKDRDNFDIPLIKAAIARGLPIFGICRGMQEINVALGGDIYQKVYAEPGFNDHRENPEDPVDVQYSPAHGVRPIQGSWLQQLLGDEIRVNSLHGQGLKNLGKGIEAIAHAEDGLVEAIHAPTLSSFLFAVQWHPEWQAAKNPDSVKIFQAFGDACRAQVKKKQARALAA; this is translated from the coding sequence ATGTCCAACAGCAACATTGGCAACAAGAAACAGACTCTCCGTAAACCCGTCGTCCTGATGTCCATGGGCAGCCAAGAGCGCAAAGGCCACGACTATCAGGTAATGACCCACAAATACATCGTGCCCCTGGTCGAACAGTCCGATTGCGTGCCGGTACTGGTACCGACCTGCTGCGGCATCGAAGACCTCGAGCAATACCTGGACATGGCCGACGGCGTGTACCTGACCGGCGCCGGCAGCAACATCGATCCGACCCTGTATGGCCAGGAGAATGAAACTCCCGGCAAGGGCCAGGACAAGGACCGCGACAACTTCGACATCCCGCTGATCAAGGCCGCCATCGCGCGTGGCCTGCCGATCTTCGGCATCTGCCGCGGCATGCAGGAAATCAACGTGGCCCTGGGCGGCGATATCTACCAGAAGGTCTATGCCGAACCCGGCTTCAACGACCATCGCGAGAATCCCGAAGACCCGGTCGACGTGCAGTACAGCCCGGCCCACGGCGTTCGCCCGATCCAGGGCAGCTGGCTGCAGCAGCTGCTGGGTGACGAGATCCGCGTCAACTCGCTGCATGGCCAGGGCCTGAAGAATCTGGGCAAGGGCATCGAAGCCATCGCCCACGCCGAAGACGGCCTGGTCGAGGCCATCCACGCCCCGACGCTTTCCTCCTTCCTCTTCGCGGTGCAGTGGCACCCGGAATGGCAGGCGGCGAAGAACCCCGACTCGGTGAAGATCTTCCAGGCGTTCGGCGATGCTTGCCGCGCGCAGGTGAAGAAGAAGCAAGCCCGCGCACTCGCTGCCTGA
- a CDS encoding sensor domain-containing diguanylate cyclase codes for MRTSSKAGVQEYGRYDGLLRLARHAGGDCAILLIDMRGQLLGQLGIDGAGALSLATLLSLNAATSPLSHQGQLLNLLASQTLRDQEGFPQARLLLLGNGDQSLSQQQQTLLDDVLELGEALLDRARMPQKESERRMALAVDGSGTGIWDRHVPTGEIHYSSAWKSLLGYAEDEIGSRIEDAYTRLHPDDLEYVQNTMRDHFEGRTEAYEVEHRLRHKDGHYLWVCSRGKVVERDAAGNALRMLGTTTDITALRGMAEQLRESVELLTDLTNEIPGMVFQFRRLPDGTGTFPYVSAGVMDIYGIAAEQMQHNSVFLRDLIHPEDLPACLASLEASAALLQPWRHEYRVQIAGRGTLWRQGNAHPKRVADGTLIWHGFITDITERKRIEAELQVLATTDFLTQLPNRGHFMRLIEAELGRVQRSTTHHAAILMCDIDHFKAINDRWGHAVGDEALRHFASILGRDIRRVDFAGRMGGEEFAVVLGDADVAAAQVFAQRLQQQLLEQPLMQGGQRIPLSISIGIAALEASDASAEAGLSRSDSALYRAKQNGRNRIECH; via the coding sequence ATGCGAACTTCCAGTAAAGCTGGGGTACAGGAGTACGGGCGATACGACGGCCTGCTGCGTCTCGCCCGCCATGCGGGTGGCGATTGCGCCATCCTGCTCATCGACATGCGCGGCCAATTGCTCGGCCAGCTCGGCATCGACGGTGCCGGCGCCCTCTCTCTGGCTACCCTGCTGTCCCTCAATGCCGCCACCAGCCCGCTGAGCCACCAGGGCCAGCTCCTGAACCTGCTGGCCAGCCAGACGCTGCGCGACCAGGAAGGCTTCCCCCAGGCGCGCCTGCTGCTGCTGGGCAATGGCGACCAGTCGCTCAGCCAGCAACAGCAGACGCTGCTGGACGATGTACTGGAGCTGGGCGAGGCCCTGCTCGACCGCGCCCGCATGCCACAGAAGGAAAGCGAGCGGCGCATGGCCCTGGCGGTGGACGGCAGCGGAACCGGCATCTGGGATCGCCACGTGCCCACCGGCGAGATCCACTATTCCAGCGCCTGGAAGTCCCTGCTGGGCTACGCCGAGGACGAGATCGGCAGCCGCATCGAGGACGCCTACACGCGCCTGCACCCGGACGACCTCGAGTACGTGCAGAACACCATGCGCGATCACTTCGAGGGCCGCACCGAGGCCTACGAGGTGGAGCATCGCCTGCGCCACAAGGACGGCCACTACCTCTGGGTCTGCAGCCGCGGCAAGGTGGTCGAGCGCGATGCCGCCGGCAACGCGCTGCGCATGCTCGGCACCACCACCGACATCACCGCCCTGCGCGGCATGGCCGAGCAACTGCGCGAAAGCGTGGAGCTGCTCACCGACCTGACCAATGAAATACCCGGCATGGTCTTCCAGTTCCGCCGCCTGCCCGATGGCACCGGCACCTTCCCCTATGTCAGTGCCGGGGTGATGGACATCTATGGCATTGCGGCCGAGCAGATGCAGCACAACTCCGTGTTCCTGCGCGACCTGATCCACCCCGAGGACCTGCCGGCCTGCCTTGCCTCGCTGGAGGCCTCCGCCGCCCTCCTGCAACCGTGGCGGCACGAATACCGCGTGCAGATCGCCGGGCGCGGTACGCTCTGGCGCCAGGGCAACGCGCACCCCAAGCGCGTGGCCGACGGCACCCTGATCTGGCACGGCTTCATCACCGACATCACCGAACGCAAACGCATCGAAGCCGAGCTGCAGGTGCTGGCCACCACCGACTTCCTCACGCAACTGCCCAACCGTGGCCACTTCATGCGCCTGATCGAGGCGGAGCTAGGCCGCGTGCAGCGCTCGACGACGCACCACGCAGCGATCCTGATGTGCGATATCGACCACTTCAAGGCGATCAACGACCGCTGGGGCCACGCCGTCGGCGATGAGGCCCTGCGCCACTTCGCCAGCATCCTCGGGCGTGACATTCGTCGCGTCGACTTCGCCGGGCGCATGGGTGGCGAGGAGTTCGCCGTGGTGCTGGGGGATGCCGACGTTGCCGCCGCCCAGGTCTTCGCCCAACGCCTGCAGCAGCAATTGCTGGAGCAGCCGCTGATGCAGGGCGGGCAGCGCATCCCGCTGAGCATCAGCATCGGCATCGCTGCGCTGGAAGCCAGCGACGCGTCTGCCGAGGCCGGGCTTTCCCGCAGCGACAGCGCGCTCTACCGGGCCAAGCAGAACGGCCGTAACCGTATCGAGTGCCACTGA
- a CDS encoding DUF899 domain-containing protein, which produces MPRVVSQAAWRQARIRLLEQEKAATKARDALNAQRRELPVVRIDKDYRFEGAHGPLRLLDLFEGRPQLIVYHFMFHRDTGLGCEGCSYLIDNLGRLEHLHARGTTFAMVSRAPLEEIAPFRARMGWQFPWYSSFGSDFNYDFHVSVDESVAPVEYNYRDKTELERLGQDYHVRGEQPGMSVFLRDGDQVFHSYSTYGRGLEAPLFTYHLLDLTPLGRGEGWDGMPDYQGKGMNWTRFHDDYDQAAPPHSCCES; this is translated from the coding sequence ATGCCCCGCGTGGTGTCCCAGGCCGCCTGGCGACAGGCACGCATCCGCCTGCTGGAGCAGGAAAAGGCTGCCACCAAAGCCCGCGACGCGCTCAACGCCCAGCGTCGCGAGCTGCCGGTGGTGCGCATCGACAAGGACTACCGCTTCGAGGGCGCGCACGGCCCGCTGCGCCTGCTCGACCTGTTCGAAGGCCGGCCGCAGCTGATCGTCTACCACTTCATGTTCCATCGCGACACGGGGCTGGGCTGCGAGGGCTGCTCCTACCTGATCGACAACCTTGGCCGGCTGGAGCACCTGCATGCGCGTGGTACCACCTTCGCCATGGTGTCCCGCGCGCCGCTGGAGGAAATCGCGCCATTCCGCGCCCGCATGGGCTGGCAGTTCCCCTGGTACTCGTCGTTCGGCAGCGACTTCAACTACGACTTCCACGTCAGCGTCGATGAGTCCGTCGCCCCGGTGGAATACAACTATCGTGACAAGACGGAGTTGGAGCGCCTCGGCCAGGACTACCACGTGCGCGGCGAGCAGCCAGGCATGAGCGTGTTCCTGCGCGACGGCGACCAGGTCTTCCACAGCTACTCGACCTACGGCCGCGGGCTGGAGGCGCCGCTGTTCACCTACCACCTGCTCGACCTCACCCCGCTGGGGCGCGGCGAAGGCTGGGACGGCATGCCCGACTACCAGGGCAAGGGCATGAACTGGACGCGCTTCCACGACGACTACGACCAGGCCGCGCCGCCGCACAGCTGCTGCGAATCCTGA
- a CDS encoding RidA family protein translates to MTPTFIPDADPESISSDVAGFGGLLVSTQIPTLEDGSLELGDIKAQSVATLRSLQLALEKAGSGLDHVLHLTIYLTSMADRAAFNEVYCSFFAKPYPVRAAVGISELAVEGMKVEVTAIAAKRAG, encoded by the coding sequence ATGACGCCTACCTTCATCCCCGACGCGGACCCCGAATCCATCTCCTCCGACGTCGCCGGCTTCGGCGGCCTGCTGGTTTCCACGCAGATCCCCACCCTCGAGGACGGCAGCCTGGAACTGGGCGACATCAAGGCCCAGAGCGTGGCGACCCTGCGCAGCCTGCAACTGGCCCTGGAAAAGGCCGGTAGCGGCCTGGACCACGTACTGCACCTGACCATCTACCTCACCAGCATGGCCGACCGCGCCGCGTTCAACGAGGTGTACTGCAGCTTCTTCGCCAAGCCCTACCCGGTGCGCGCCGCCGTCGGTATCTCCGAGCTGGCCGTCGAGGGCATGAAGGTGGAAGTCACCGCCATCGCGGCCAAGCGCGCGGGTTGA